One genomic window of Caballeronia sp. SBC1 includes the following:
- a CDS encoding sugar ABC transporter substrate-binding protein — protein MTRKANPARRRVLAATAATAVAAAFSLLPVSSAFAQTAKKPTVALVMKSLANEFFLTMETGAKDYQAHNPNKFTLITNGIKDETDTANQIRIVEQMIVSKVDALVIAPADSKALVPVIKKAVDAGIIVVNIDNQLDPDVLKSKDLNVPFVGPDNAKGAKLVGDYLAKKLKAGDEVGIIEGVSTTTNAQQRTAGFKAAMQAGGMKVVALQSGDWEIDKGNAVASQILNANPNIKALLCGNDNMALGAVAAVRAAGKAGKVYVVGYDNINAIKPMLADGRVLATADQYAAKQAVFGIDTALKALSEHKKQSELSSVVETPVNLITK, from the coding sequence ATGACCCGCAAGGCCAACCCAGCACGACGCCGCGTACTCGCTGCAACCGCAGCAACCGCAGTAGCGGCTGCATTCTCGCTGTTGCCTGTCTCGTCGGCGTTCGCTCAAACGGCGAAAAAGCCCACCGTCGCCCTCGTGATGAAGTCACTCGCCAACGAGTTCTTCCTCACCATGGAAACCGGCGCCAAGGATTACCAGGCTCATAACCCGAACAAATTCACGCTCATTACCAACGGCATCAAGGACGAAACCGATACCGCGAACCAGATTCGCATTGTCGAGCAGATGATTGTCTCGAAGGTCGATGCGCTCGTGATCGCGCCCGCTGATTCGAAGGCACTCGTTCCGGTCATCAAGAAGGCCGTGGATGCAGGGATCATTGTGGTGAATATCGACAACCAGCTTGATCCTGACGTGCTCAAGTCGAAAGACCTGAACGTGCCGTTCGTCGGCCCGGATAACGCGAAGGGCGCGAAGCTGGTCGGTGATTACCTGGCCAAGAAACTCAAGGCTGGCGATGAAGTCGGCATTATCGAAGGCGTCTCGACCACGACCAACGCGCAGCAACGCACGGCCGGCTTCAAGGCCGCCATGCAGGCGGGTGGCATGAAGGTTGTTGCGCTGCAATCGGGTGATTGGGAAATCGACAAGGGCAACGCGGTGGCATCGCAGATCCTGAACGCGAATCCGAACATCAAAGCGCTGCTGTGCGGCAACGACAACATGGCGCTTGGCGCGGTGGCTGCCGTGCGGGCGGCAGGCAAGGCGGGCAAGGTGTATGTCGTCGGTTACGACAACATCAACGCCATCAAGCCGATGCTCGCCGACGGCCGGGTGCTCGCGACCGCGGATCAATACGCCGCGAAACAAGCGGTATTTGGTATCGACACCGCTTTGAAGGCACTTTCCGAGCATAAGAAACAATCGGAATTGTCGAGCGTGGTGGAAACGCCGGTCAACCTGATCACCAAGTAA
- a CDS encoding sugar ABC transporter ATP-binding protein has product MPSSIVPSADIAPVLTIHGIGKTYVEPVLADVSLHLRPGEVLALTGENGAGKSTLSKIVGGLVAPTTGSMQLGGVEYAPASRSDAEALGVRMVMQELNLLPTLSVAENLFLNRLPKRGLGWIDRTTLREDARQAMAQVGLDAIDPDTLVGELGIGHQQMVEIARNLIGDCRVLILDEPTAMLTAREVDLLFEQVDRLKSRGVALVYISHRLEELARIAERAAVLRDGRLVHVDAMRNLTSDKLVTLMVGRDIGERIDLGERRIGATAFKVQGMTRGNAVRDVSFEVKAGEIFGISGLIGAGRTELMRLIYGADRADSGSISIAHRGATLKTVSIKSPSDAVSQGIALITEDRKGEGLLLPQPIAANISLGNIGAVSKHGFIDARRENALAQKQIDAMRIRTSSAAQPVSELSGGNQQKVVIGRWLARDCTVLLFDEPTRGIDVGAKFDIYALMGAQAREGRALVVVSSDLRELMLICDRIGVMSAGRMTGVFERDNWSQDALLAAAFAGYAGRDKILSEHIEPGAETPDTPITEHQS; this is encoded by the coding sequence ATGCCAAGTTCAATCGTCCCTTCCGCCGACATAGCGCCGGTGCTGACCATTCACGGGATCGGCAAGACCTACGTCGAACCGGTCCTCGCGGACGTCTCGCTCCACCTGCGCCCCGGCGAAGTGCTCGCGCTGACAGGTGAAAACGGCGCCGGCAAGAGCACGCTCTCGAAGATCGTAGGCGGTCTTGTGGCGCCCACAACGGGTTCAATGCAGCTCGGTGGCGTCGAGTACGCGCCAGCAAGCCGCAGCGACGCCGAAGCGCTCGGCGTGCGCATGGTGATGCAGGAACTGAACCTGTTGCCCACGCTGTCCGTTGCTGAAAACCTCTTCCTTAATCGCCTGCCCAAACGCGGCCTCGGCTGGATCGACCGCACGACGCTGCGCGAAGACGCGCGTCAGGCGATGGCCCAGGTCGGGCTCGATGCTATTGACCCGGATACGCTCGTGGGCGAACTCGGTATCGGCCATCAGCAGATGGTGGAGATCGCGCGCAACCTGATCGGCGATTGCCGCGTACTGATCCTCGACGAACCCACCGCCATGCTTACGGCTCGCGAAGTCGACCTGCTGTTCGAGCAAGTCGACCGCCTGAAGTCGCGCGGCGTTGCGCTGGTGTATATCTCGCATCGGCTGGAAGAACTGGCGCGGATCGCGGAACGCGCGGCGGTGTTGCGCGACGGCCGGCTGGTTCACGTCGATGCCATGCGCAACCTCACCAGCGACAAGCTCGTCACGCTGATGGTCGGACGCGATATTGGCGAGCGTATCGACCTCGGCGAACGCCGGATTGGCGCAACCGCATTCAAGGTGCAAGGCATGACGCGCGGCAACGCCGTGCGCGACGTATCGTTTGAAGTAAAAGCCGGCGAGATCTTCGGCATCAGCGGGCTGATCGGCGCGGGCCGGACCGAACTCATGCGGCTGATCTACGGCGCGGATCGGGCGGATAGCGGCAGCATCTCGATCGCGCATCGGGGTGCGACGCTCAAGACCGTCAGCATCAAATCGCCCTCCGATGCAGTGAGCCAAGGTATTGCGCTCATTACCGAAGACCGCAAGGGCGAAGGCTTGTTGCTGCCCCAGCCGATTGCGGCGAACATTTCGCTGGGCAATATCGGCGCGGTATCGAAGCACGGTTTTATCGATGCGCGCCGCGAGAACGCCCTTGCGCAGAAACAGATAGATGCCATGCGGATTCGCACATCGAGCGCTGCGCAACCGGTGTCCGAACTCTCGGGCGGCAATCAGCAGAAGGTGGTGATCGGCCGTTGGCTCGCCCGCGATTGCACCGTCCTGCTCTTCGACGAACCCACGCGCGGCATCGACGTTGGCGCCAAGTTCGACATCTATGCACTGATGGGCGCCCAGGCTCGCGAAGGCCGCGCGCTGGTGGTCGTGTCCAGCGACCTGCGCGAACTGATGCTGATCTGCGACCGGATCGGCGTGATGTCGGCGGGGCGCATGACCGGCGTCTTCGAACGCGATAATTGGTCACAGGACGCGTTGCTGGCTGCGGCGTTCGCCGGTTATGCAGGCCGCGATAAAATCCTCAGCGAACATATTGAACCAGGCGCCGAGACGCCGGACACCCCTATCACGGAGCACCAGTCATGA
- a CDS encoding ABC transporter permease — MTVQTTTPKSQTEPPKSAKPIGTRLGFSNYLGLMGALIAMIALFSVLSSHFLTYDTFSTIANQIPDLVVMSVGMTFVLIIAGIDLSVGSVLALGAAVTSVAALQWHWGALPAALLGMAGATLTGCVTGAVTVGWRIPSFIVSLGVLEAARGLAYQMTNSRTAYIGDAFDFLSNPIAFGISPSFLIAIGVMVVAQLVLTRTVFGRYLIGIGTNEEAVRLAGVNPRPYKVIVFALMGLLSGLAALFQISRLEAADPNAGSGIELQVIAAVVIGGTSLMGGRGSVISTFFGVLIISVLAAGLAQIGANEPTKRIITGAVIVVAVVLDTYRSKRRIM, encoded by the coding sequence ATGACTGTACAAACAACTACGCCGAAATCGCAGACGGAACCGCCCAAGAGCGCGAAGCCGATCGGCACGCGACTTGGTTTCTCGAATTACCTGGGCCTGATGGGCGCGCTGATTGCCATGATCGCGCTGTTCTCCGTGCTGAGCTCGCACTTCCTGACCTACGATACCTTTAGCACGATCGCGAACCAGATTCCCGATCTGGTGGTGATGTCGGTCGGCATGACGTTCGTGCTGATTATTGCGGGTATCGATCTGTCGGTGGGTTCGGTGCTGGCATTGGGTGCTGCAGTGACCAGCGTGGCCGCGTTGCAATGGCACTGGGGGGCGCTGCCGGCCGCGTTGCTTGGCATGGCCGGAGCAACGCTCACAGGGTGCGTGACAGGGGCCGTGACGGTGGGTTGGCGCATTCCTTCGTTCATCGTCTCGCTGGGTGTGCTTGAAGCGGCACGCGGTCTTGCCTACCAGATGACGAACTCGCGCACGGCGTACATAGGCGACGCCTTCGACTTTCTCTCGAACCCCATCGCGTTCGGCATTTCTCCTTCATTCCTGATTGCCATCGGCGTGATGGTTGTCGCTCAGCTTGTGCTCACCCGAACGGTTTTCGGCCGCTATCTGATCGGCATTGGCACCAACGAAGAAGCCGTGCGGCTGGCAGGCGTGAACCCACGGCCGTACAAGGTTATCGTGTTTGCGTTGATGGGTCTGCTCTCGGGTCTTGCCGCCCTGTTCCAGATTTCGCGGCTTGAAGCGGCCGACCCCAACGCAGGTTCGGGGATCGAACTGCAGGTGATTGCAGCGGTTGTGATCGGCGGCACGAGCCTGATGGGCGGACGTGGTTCCGTCATCAGCACGTTCTTCGGCGTCCTGATCATTTCGGTACTTGCGGCGGGTCTCGCGCAGATCGGGGCGAACGAGCCGACCAAGCGGATCATCACCGGTGCGGTAATTGTGGTGGCGGTCGTGCTGGATACCTACCGCAGTAAACGGCGCATCATGTAG
- the rbsK gene encoding ribokinase, which yields MSKETKQGSVLIMGSINTDLVARSPHLPRPGETISGHEFSQISGGKGANQAVAAARIGGRVAMAGCVGGDANGALRLAGLEAEGIDCSAVETDPSVPTGVAIVTVADDGQNTIVVVPGSNGQVTPEMVKRHEAVIKAADVVVCQLETPWDAVYATLVTARRFGKLTVLNPAPATGPLPPEWLPLVDYLIPNEVEAAILAGLPVESQSGARRAAKELQRAGARNVIVTLGSQGAYLLPEAEEGTHYPAPKVEPVDTTAAGDTFIGVFAAQLAARQPIEAAISLAQRAAAISVTRAGAQPSIPTRQEVDSAL from the coding sequence ATGTCCAAAGAAACGAAGCAAGGCTCTGTCCTCATCATGGGGAGTATCAATACCGATCTGGTCGCGCGCTCGCCGCACCTGCCCCGTCCGGGCGAAACGATCAGCGGCCATGAGTTCTCGCAGATCTCCGGCGGCAAGGGCGCTAATCAGGCGGTTGCGGCTGCCCGTATTGGCGGCCGGGTGGCCATGGCCGGATGCGTCGGCGGCGACGCCAATGGCGCATTGCGGCTGGCAGGACTTGAAGCCGAAGGGATTGATTGCAGCGCGGTCGAAACCGACCCGTCCGTGCCGACCGGCGTGGCGATCGTCACCGTCGCGGACGACGGCCAGAACACAATCGTGGTGGTGCCCGGCAGCAATGGTCAGGTTACCCCCGAGATGGTCAAGCGCCACGAGGCGGTGATCAAAGCCGCTGACGTGGTGGTGTGCCAGCTCGAGACCCCTTGGGATGCCGTCTATGCCACGCTTGTCACCGCTCGGAGATTCGGCAAGCTGACCGTATTGAACCCGGCGCCGGCTACCGGCCCGCTGCCGCCCGAGTGGCTGCCGTTGGTCGACTATCTGATTCCGAACGAGGTCGAAGCTGCGATCCTCGCCGGATTGCCGGTCGAATCGCAAAGCGGCGCGCGCAGGGCGGCGAAAGAACTTCAGCGAGCGGGAGCGCGTAACGTTATCGTGACGCTGGGATCGCAAGGCGCGTATTTGTTGCCCGAAGCAGAAGAAGGCACGCACTACCCCGCTCCCAAGGTGGAACCGGTGGACACGACTGCTGCCGGCGATACCTTCATCGGCGTCTTCGCTGCACAGCTGGCCGCGCGCCAACCCATAGAAGCTGCGATCAGCCTCGCCCAGCGAGCCGCCGCCATTTCTGTTACACGCGCCGGCGCGCAACCCTCCATCCCGACTCGCCAGGAAGTCGACAGCGCGCTGTAG
- a CDS encoding phasin family protein produces MTQFSPEQFAAAQKSHVDTFFSLTNKVFEGVEKLTILNLQAAKSIFAETQEAAEKTLSGKDPQDLLKLQNGLAQPVAEKAQAYSRHVHEILAGTQAEFLKVAEAQFAEYSHSTQNFIDNLTKNAPAGAETAVALLKSTITAANTTYDTVHKATKQAVEIAESSFDAATSAASKAAKDTATQASRAAKGA; encoded by the coding sequence ATGACCCAGTTTTCTCCGGAACAGTTCGCCGCAGCACAAAAAAGCCATGTCGACACTTTCTTCAGCCTGACAAACAAGGTGTTCGAGGGCGTCGAAAAGCTGACCATCCTGAACTTGCAGGCCGCGAAGTCGATATTTGCCGAAACGCAGGAAGCTGCTGAGAAGACGCTGTCCGGAAAAGACCCGCAAGATCTGCTCAAGCTTCAAAACGGCCTGGCGCAGCCGGTCGCCGAAAAGGCCCAGGCATACAGCCGCCACGTGCATGAGATCCTGGCGGGCACTCAGGCGGAATTCCTCAAGGTCGCCGAAGCTCAGTTTGCGGAATACAGCCACAGCACGCAAAACTTCATCGACAATCTCACAAAGAATGCGCCCGCCGGCGCCGAAACCGCCGTGGCCCTTCTGAAGTCGACTATCACCGCTGCGAATACCACGTACGATACCGTTCACAAGGCAACGAAGCAGGCCGTCGAAATTGCCGAAAGCAGTTTCGACGCAGCGACGAGCGCCGCGTCGAAGGCCGCGAAGGACACCGCCACACAAGCGTCACGAGCCGCTAAGGGCGCCTGA
- a CDS encoding LysR family transcriptional regulator codes for MTMKDLNSLLVFSKVAEASSFSEAARRLKMPISTVSRRVGELENQLGVRLLDRSTRHLRLTDLGAEVFELARHTAEVSEAVDNIISNRISDVSGTLRLCAPPSISDSLIVPVVSAFQAAYPNVRVQVFVTERIVDQIAEDVDIALKVGVFTDPALVARKLLTYRHQVVASPAYLATCEPPKTPRDLLAHRLFAFSFWRPNYSWSFIHSNGRDAETLSFHPAIAMNDYAGLVVALLEGCGIGELPPIVQPELLHQGLLVEVMPEWHLPVFDLTIAHLRDRYLPRQVRVFKEFASQMVPSLFDSLPV; via the coding sequence ATGACGATGAAAGACCTCAACTCCCTGCTGGTTTTTAGTAAGGTCGCCGAGGCCAGCAGCTTCTCAGAGGCAGCGCGGCGTCTGAAGATGCCGATTTCTACTGTCAGTCGCCGCGTCGGTGAGCTCGAAAATCAACTAGGCGTGCGGCTGCTGGATCGGTCGACCCGCCATCTGCGGCTCACTGACCTGGGCGCCGAAGTTTTTGAGCTCGCACGGCATACCGCCGAAGTCAGTGAAGCGGTCGACAACATCATCTCGAACCGGATTTCGGACGTCTCCGGTACGTTGCGTCTTTGTGCACCTCCAAGTATCTCCGACTCGCTGATCGTTCCAGTGGTCAGCGCGTTTCAGGCTGCCTATCCGAACGTCCGGGTGCAGGTATTCGTCACCGAACGTATCGTTGATCAGATAGCAGAAGATGTCGATATCGCGCTCAAGGTCGGCGTCTTCACTGACCCGGCACTCGTCGCGCGCAAGCTGCTGACGTACCGGCATCAGGTCGTGGCGAGCCCGGCGTATCTGGCCACCTGCGAGCCGCCGAAAACGCCGCGGGATTTGCTCGCGCATCGGCTCTTCGCTTTTTCGTTCTGGAGACCGAACTATAGCTGGAGCTTCATTCATTCGAATGGGCGGGACGCCGAGACGCTTTCCTTCCACCCAGCGATCGCCATGAACGATTATGCGGGACTCGTCGTGGCTCTGCTCGAAGGCTGCGGTATAGGAGAGCTGCCCCCTATCGTGCAGCCTGAACTCTTGCACCAGGGATTGCTTGTTGAAGTGATGCCTGAATGGCACCTTCCGGTGTTCGATCTCACCATCGCGCATTTGCGCGACCGATATCTTCCACGGCAGGTGCGTGTCTTCAAGGAGTTTGCCTCTCAAATGGTGCCCAGCCTGTTCGACTCCTTGCCGGTTTGA
- a CDS encoding queuosine precursor transporter, whose protein sequence is MLRLERPPRYLDLLLALNITCLLVSDFTGSRIIAAGRVGVSVTVLYFPFTYLIGDILTEVYGYAQARRVIWISMFCSIAGSAIAGGQLFVPAAAFFVHDAAFQTIFSPGVKVSIAGLVAFFAGDICNSYVLAKMKIWDKGRRLWSRFVCSTVAGEGVNTVLFYGIALHNVLPGSLLLQGMAAGWATKVVVEVVMLPVTYRVVRFLKTSENIDHYDYGTDFNPFLIH, encoded by the coding sequence ATGTTGCGCCTTGAACGACCGCCCAGGTATCTCGACCTGCTGCTCGCTCTGAACATTACATGTCTGCTGGTATCGGACTTTACAGGATCGAGGATCATTGCCGCCGGACGCGTGGGCGTCTCGGTCACGGTGCTGTATTTTCCGTTTACCTATCTCATCGGCGACATCCTGACTGAAGTCTACGGCTATGCTCAGGCGCGCCGTGTGATCTGGATATCGATGTTCTGCTCGATTGCGGGATCTGCCATTGCAGGAGGACAACTCTTCGTGCCGGCTGCGGCTTTCTTCGTCCACGATGCCGCATTTCAGACCATATTTTCACCGGGCGTGAAAGTCTCGATTGCCGGACTCGTAGCATTCTTCGCCGGCGATATCTGCAATTCATATGTTCTGGCGAAGATGAAAATCTGGGACAAGGGCAGGCGCCTTTGGTCCCGTTTCGTGTGCTCGACCGTGGCGGGGGAAGGCGTCAACACGGTCCTGTTTTATGGCATCGCCTTGCATAACGTATTGCCCGGCAGCCTGTTACTCCAGGGAATGGCTGCCGGTTGGGCCACGAAGGTGGTCGTCGAAGTCGTCATGCTTCCCGTGACATACCGGGTTGTCAGGTTCCTGAAGACTTCGGAGAACATCGATCACTACGACTACGGCACCGATTTCAATCCATTCTTAATACACTAG
- a CDS encoding LysR family transcriptional regulator codes for MADLNSLAVFAKVVEANSFSEAARRLNMPVSTVSRRIAELEDQLGARLLERSTRNLRLTDLGREVFEHALRGTQLRDAIESVVSSRLSDISGTLRLSAPPSLSDTLLTPLVIAFQRQYPNLRIQILVTERFVEHIADGVDLVFRLGALRDSSLVARRILTYRHQLVASPAYLKGCKPPRSPQDLLDHRLLSFSHWKPDSTWTFVHKNGRDKETLTFQPSLAMNDFAGLAPALLMGRGIGELPPVIQPHLICEGRLVEVMPDWHFRTFNLSLVHLGNRHVSKPCRFFKEFAAQMAPTLFPNLPG; via the coding sequence ATGGCGGATCTCAACTCGCTGGCGGTATTCGCAAAGGTCGTTGAAGCGAACAGCTTCTCGGAGGCGGCACGCCGCCTCAACATGCCGGTCTCCACAGTCAGCCGCCGCATAGCCGAACTGGAGGATCAGCTCGGGGCGCGGTTGCTCGAACGCTCGACGCGCAACCTGCGGCTAACCGACCTGGGGCGCGAAGTGTTCGAACACGCCCTGCGCGGCACCCAGCTCAGAGACGCGATCGAAAGCGTTGTTTCAAGCCGCCTTTCCGATATATCCGGTACCTTGCGGCTTTCCGCTCCGCCGAGCCTTTCCGACACCTTGCTGACACCGCTTGTGATCGCCTTTCAAAGGCAGTATCCCAATCTGCGCATCCAGATCCTCGTCACAGAGCGCTTCGTCGAGCATATTGCCGACGGGGTGGATCTGGTGTTCAGGCTGGGTGCCTTGCGCGACTCGTCGTTGGTCGCGAGGCGGATTTTGACTTACCGCCACCAGCTCGTGGCGAGCCCCGCGTATCTCAAGGGTTGCAAGCCGCCGAGGTCGCCTCAGGATCTGCTCGATCACCGGCTCCTGTCCTTTTCTCACTGGAAGCCGGATAGCACCTGGACCTTTGTTCATAAAAATGGCAGAGACAAGGAGACGCTCACATTTCAGCCGTCTCTTGCGATGAACGATTTCGCCGGCCTCGCGCCTGCGTTGCTGATGGGCAGAGGTATCGGCGAACTTCCACCGGTAATACAGCCGCATCTCATCTGCGAGGGCCGGCTTGTCGAGGTCATGCCCGACTGGCACTTTCGCACCTTCAATCTTTCCCTGGTTCATTTGGGGAACCGGCATGTTTCAAAGCCATGCCGGTTTTTCAAGGAATTCGCCGCACAGATGGCGCCAACGCTCTTTCCCAACCTGCCGGGCTGA
- a CDS encoding LysR family transcriptional regulator — translation MNKFSDMSTFVTVVEAASFSEAARRLGTTKSIVSERMQQLEKRLGCALLERGRPLRMTQAGIVFYESASRVLDDVERAEESVQEAQSSLRGMFRLAVPMAFMTRHLGPILSKFAALHPDLCLDVEAQDRVVSLQDGQYDMAIRMGELSDSSLVGRTITANRHLICASPAYLGQRGTPAHPCDLVHHDGLIYYNREPNGMWSLPFEGKRQSFRITTRMRTDSGHLLLEGARAGLGLAILPTFLAAEPMLAGELVPVLQAYSPSGGQISAVYRKTVRTPPKIHALIEFLAEEVGHPAHWDADLVAAGLISVSLAA, via the coding sequence ATGAACAAGTTCTCGGACATGAGCACGTTCGTGACCGTCGTGGAAGCGGCAAGCTTTTCCGAGGCGGCGCGGCGCCTTGGCACGACCAAGTCGATCGTCAGCGAACGCATGCAGCAGTTGGAAAAGCGGCTGGGATGCGCATTGCTCGAACGTGGCCGGCCGCTGCGTATGACGCAGGCCGGAATCGTGTTCTACGAAAGCGCTTCGCGCGTTCTGGACGACGTGGAGCGCGCCGAGGAATCAGTGCAGGAGGCTCAGTCGAGTCTTCGCGGCATGTTCCGGCTCGCGGTCCCCATGGCCTTCATGACACGCCATCTCGGCCCGATACTCTCGAAGTTCGCCGCGCTACATCCAGATCTGTGTCTGGACGTGGAAGCTCAGGACCGGGTGGTCAGCCTGCAGGATGGTCAGTACGACATGGCGATCCGCATGGGGGAGCTGTCCGACTCGAGCCTGGTGGGGCGGACGATAACCGCGAACCGTCACCTGATCTGTGCGAGTCCGGCCTACCTCGGGCAGCGCGGTACACCGGCCCATCCCTGCGACCTGGTGCACCACGATGGTCTCATCTACTACAACCGTGAACCGAACGGCATGTGGAGCCTGCCATTCGAGGGCAAGCGCCAGTCGTTCCGCATCACTACACGCATGCGCACGGATTCCGGCCACCTGCTGCTCGAGGGCGCGCGCGCGGGACTGGGTCTGGCGATTCTACCGACCTTTCTTGCTGCCGAACCTATGCTGGCCGGCGAACTCGTACCCGTTTTGCAAGCCTATTCGCCTTCCGGCGGACAGATATCGGCGGTCTATCGTAAGACCGTTCGCACTCCACCCAAGATCCACGCGCTGATCGAGTTCCTCGCCGAAGAGGTTGGCCACCCTGCGCATTGGGACGCCGATCTGGTAGCCGCAGGGCTGATCAGCGTTTCTCTTGCGGCCTGA
- a CDS encoding GMC family oxidoreductase, with translation MEQRNTATSKLAQRVVDVLIVGGGSAGAVMASRLSERIRRNVLLLEAGRAYPAWAYPPVIASSDTVGGDSEHDWGFRSEAGYVPHTINAIRGKVLGGSSAVNGAVAIRARPQDFRNWGLPGWSYEDMLASFKRLERRDNGCAALHGYDGPLPVRQLTRDETTPMQQAFINAVLENGFRLIDDFDAPDANGVGPYSMNIVNGVRVNTGMAYLNDRARSRDNLHIRAGVVVDKVLFDGTRAIGVQLADGEQLHAHEVILSAGTYGSASILLRSGVGPGADLRTLSIPEVINLPVGRRLKDHPFYYNAYAARPERVGRQSPVIGAKLWTHSSTARNGDMDLHITATHLFPHDQSPTGVGFVLAVALTRPESTGTLRLASRDPLMAPRIDLNFLAAPGDRARLLEGVKLARRIGRTAPLSTLIDSELSPGPAAVSDEQIIDSIRLTLDTYHHPTSTAPMGLAEDPAAVVDPEGRVHGLEGLRVVDASIFPDAISAATNITTIATAEHIAERYYD, from the coding sequence ATGGAACAGCGAAACACAGCCACCTCGAAGTTGGCGCAGCGGGTTGTGGACGTTCTGATCGTGGGGGGCGGTTCGGCGGGAGCAGTCATGGCTTCGCGCCTCAGCGAAAGAATACGGCGCAATGTTCTGCTGCTTGAAGCAGGACGCGCCTATCCAGCGTGGGCTTATCCTCCCGTCATTGCCAGCAGCGACACCGTTGGAGGCGACTCCGAGCACGATTGGGGGTTTCGCAGCGAGGCAGGTTATGTCCCTCACACCATCAACGCAATCCGCGGCAAGGTGCTGGGCGGCAGCTCCGCTGTCAACGGTGCGGTAGCGATCCGCGCAAGGCCTCAGGACTTCAGGAACTGGGGGCTGCCGGGCTGGAGCTACGAGGACATGCTCGCGTCCTTCAAGCGGTTGGAGCGTCGCGACAACGGGTGTGCTGCGCTGCACGGGTACGACGGCCCCTTGCCCGTGCGCCAGTTGACCCGGGACGAGACAACGCCGATGCAACAGGCGTTCATCAATGCGGTGCTGGAGAACGGCTTTCGGTTGATCGATGACTTCGACGCTCCAGACGCGAATGGCGTCGGTCCGTATTCGATGAATATCGTGAACGGCGTGAGAGTGAACACCGGCATGGCGTACCTCAACGACCGTGCGCGCTCCCGCGATAATCTTCATATTCGAGCGGGCGTGGTGGTCGACAAGGTGCTGTTCGACGGCACGCGCGCAATCGGTGTACAGCTTGCCGACGGCGAGCAACTCCACGCACACGAAGTCATTCTGAGCGCGGGCACCTACGGAAGCGCTTCGATCCTGCTGCGCTCGGGTGTCGGTCCCGGCGCGGACCTCAGGACGCTATCCATTCCTGAGGTTATCAATCTGCCGGTTGGGCGGCGGCTCAAGGATCACCCGTTCTATTACAACGCCTATGCCGCACGCCCCGAGCGGGTCGGTCGGCAGTCGCCCGTGATCGGCGCGAAGCTCTGGACCCACAGCTCGACGGCGCGCAACGGCGACATGGACCTTCACATCACGGCAACGCATCTGTTCCCGCACGACCAGAGTCCGACCGGCGTGGGGTTCGTGCTCGCCGTGGCCCTGACCCGGCCCGAATCGACTGGCACCCTGCGTCTCGCCAGCCGCGATCCGCTAATGGCGCCTCGAATTGATCTGAACTTCCTCGCGGCTCCGGGAGACCGGGCGCGTCTGCTCGAGGGTGTGAAGCTGGCGCGCCGAATTGGCCGGACCGCCCCCCTGTCGACGTTGATCGATTCTGAACTCTCGCCCGGTCCGGCGGCGGTGAGTGACGAACAGATCATAGATTCGATCAGGTTGACACTCGACACTTATCACCACCCGACCTCGACAGCGCCAATGGGCCTCGCCGAAGACCCGGCCGCCGTGGTCGACCCGGAAGGCCGCGTGCATGGACTGGAAGGATTGCGCGTGGTGGATGCTTCGATTTTCCCGGATGCCATCTCCGCCGCCACCAACATCACGACGATCGCGACGGCCGAACACATAGCCGAACGTTACTACGATTGA
- a CDS encoding SgcJ/EcaC family oxidoreductase translates to MNADEKAIADVLNQYEAALNASSTSAVMPLYAEDGVFMPQNFQSSIGVEAIRSAYDTVFDAIQLTVKFAVQEIRQISPDWVMARTNSAGSVKVHATGERKAEANQELFLFQKVAGTWKIARYAFSTTYPAAE, encoded by the coding sequence ATGAATGCAGATGAAAAAGCCATTGCGGACGTGTTGAATCAATACGAGGCCGCACTGAATGCGTCCAGTACCAGCGCGGTGATGCCGCTGTATGCCGAAGACGGCGTGTTCATGCCGCAGAACTTCCAGTCGAGCATCGGCGTCGAGGCGATCAGAAGCGCGTATGACACCGTCTTCGACGCAATCCAGTTGACTGTGAAGTTCGCGGTGCAGGAAATCCGGCAGATCTCGCCTGACTGGGTGATGGCGCGAACCAATTCCGCGGGGTCGGTGAAGGTGCATGCGACGGGTGAGAGAAAGGCGGAAGCCAATCAGGAACTGTTCCTGTTCCAGAAGGTGGCAGGGACGTGGAAGATCGCGCGTTACGCGTTTTCGACCACCTATCCCGCTGCGGAGTGA